In one bacterium genomic region, the following are encoded:
- a CDS encoding ABC transporter permease subunit, with the protein MNKRIIAVAHNAFRYYLFTPTSLAIIIMLLLVPFLCSNLLGDGTAEGKFKVFVTYSFIISSIIFTVVNISFSCSSISGEWKKKTLLTLDVKPIRRWEIILGKWFGMLAINIVLVACFLLSMTFSSMLVSHNLTKSFPGHKNIFMTETELFPAQADELSQGKFLMSFLQMRQNNRKEIYPVLAKGEMVWTFKGIRKTLAGRDLPGKSDNLSLSYRFQTAGPEKQNVLGYWLVGNPSLPAPFESETSQPKDTVHRLPIPLEAVSDKGELNVVYLNIEPTNLSVLFPASDFKLLYTQGSYWMNLIKGSFNILILVTFIFSVGLCFSCIVSHLTAVLSTSILIFMSYLHEFIEIMLNSIFRDAQAQQTIGMINHLSYLALKFISFVLPPLNEVLPHSYIGNFLLMPFSYLVFLFIRIILLGVLPLLVVAIIYLSHKELGIPNE; encoded by the coding sequence ATGAATAAAAGGATTATAGCAGTAGCCCATAATGCTTTCCGATATTATTTGTTTACCCCTACCTCTCTCGCTATTATAATTATGCTTTTGTTAGTCCCATTTTTATGTTCAAATCTATTGGGAGACGGGACTGCGGAAGGGAAGTTTAAGGTTTTTGTAACTTATTCGTTTATCATCAGCTCTATCATCTTTACTGTGGTAAATATTTCTTTTTCTTGCTCTTCAATTAGCGGCGAATGGAAAAAGAAAACGCTTCTGACATTAGATGTCAAGCCCATTAGACGCTGGGAAATAATTTTAGGCAAATGGTTTGGGATGTTAGCAATAAATATAGTTCTTGTCGCATGTTTTTTATTGTCAATGACTTTTTCTTCCATGCTTGTTTCTCATAATCTGACAAAAAGTTTTCCGGGACACAAAAACATATTTATGACAGAAACGGAATTATTTCCAGCACAAGCTGATGAATTATCTCAAGGTAAATTTTTAATGTCCTTTTTGCAAATGAGACAGAATAATAGGAAAGAAATTTATCCTGTTCTTGCAAAAGGAGAAATGGTCTGGACATTTAAAGGTATTCGCAAAACTTTAGCTGGACGCGATTTGCCAGGCAAATCGGATAATTTATCCTTGTCATACCGTTTTCAGACCGCCGGTCCGGAAAAACAGAATGTTTTAGGATATTGGCTCGTTGGTAACCCTTCCTTACCTGCTCCTTTTGAGTCGGAAACAAGCCAACCGAAAGATACTGTTCACCGCTTACCTATCCCATTAGAAGCAGTAAGCGACAAAGGAGAACTCAATGTTGTTTATTTGAATATTGAACCTACTAACCTTAGCGTTTTATTCCCCGCATCGGATTTCAAACTGCTTTATACTCAAGGGAGTTATTGGATGAATCTTATAAAGGGATCTTTTAACATTTTGATTCTTGTAACTTTTATCTTTTCGGTAGGGCTTTGTTTCTCATGTATTGTTTCGCATTTGACAGCAGTTCTATCAACTTCTATTTTAATCTTTATGTCTTATCTACACGAGTTTATTGAAATAATGCTTAATTCTATATTCAGAGATGCGCAAGCGCAACAAACTATTGGAATGATTAATCACCTATCTTATCTCGCCCTGAAATTTATCTCTTTTGTTTTGCCTCCTCTTAACGAAGTTTTACCTCATTCCTATATTGGGAACTTTCTTTTGATGCCTTTTTCTTACTTGGTTTTTCTCTTTATAAGAATAATCCTTTTGGGAGTTTTGCCACTATTGGTCGTAGCTATAATCTATCTTTCGCATAAAGAACTGGGAATTCCTAATGAATAG
- a CDS encoding DUF4139 domain-containing protein: MKRIMFVLAMSLVVAGACFAAEPAKSTIDDQEQIYITIYNNNLGLVKDIRQIYLTRGISELQFMDVAQRINPTTVHIKSLIEPDSLSVLEQNYEYDLLNPAKLLDKYVGEKVKLIDKNYYTGEEKILDATLLSTNQGHIYKIDNEIHINPGGRVILPRIPENLIAKPTLVWMLNNTLRRRQKVEASYLTDGIGWKADYVAILNKDDTKSDLTGWVTIDNKSGAGYKDATIQLIAGDVNRVTEPKLRYDRMYKMAAVSESEMGFAEKAFFEYHIYTLGRKSTIKENQTKQISLLEASDIPVKKNLIFYGAEYYYRNSYGKPISNQKVGVYIDIANKKENNLGMPFPKGIVRVYKEDHEGRLQFVGEDKIDHTPKDETIKIKMGEAFDVVGERTQMDWKKIARNVYEAEWEISIRNHKEEDAQVQVIEPIPGDWVVLKSSHTYEKIEAHTLKYTVNVPKDKEVKISYRVRMTW; this comes from the coding sequence ATGAAACGAATAATGTTTGTTCTAGCGATGAGTTTAGTTGTTGCCGGAGCTTGTTTTGCCGCAGAGCCGGCAAAAAGCACGATTGATGACCAAGAACAGATATATATAACCATATATAACAACAACTTAGGATTGGTTAAGGATATCAGACAGATATATTTAACAAGAGGCATATCCGAGCTTCAGTTTATGGATGTAGCTCAGCGGATAAATCCGACAACTGTTCATATAAAATCGCTTATTGAGCCCGATAGTTTATCTGTTCTGGAGCAGAATTATGAATACGATTTACTAAACCCGGCTAAACTTTTGGATAAATATGTAGGAGAAAAAGTTAAGCTGATAGATAAAAATTATTACACGGGCGAAGAAAAAATATTAGATGCCACTCTTTTGAGCACTAATCAGGGTCATATTTATAAAATTGATAATGAGATTCATATAAATCCCGGTGGAAGAGTTATTTTGCCGAGAATACCTGAAAATTTAATTGCCAAGCCGACTCTTGTATGGATGCTTAATAATACCCTAAGAAGAAGACAAAAAGTAGAAGCTTCATATTTGACGGATGGTATAGGATGGAAAGCAGATTATGTTGCAATCCTTAATAAAGATGATACCAAGAGTGACTTAACCGGCTGGGTTACTATAGATAATAAAAGCGGAGCCGGTTATAAAGATGCCACTATTCAGTTGATAGCAGGAGATGTAAATAGAGTTACAGAACCCAAACTTAGATATGACCGTATGTATAAGATGGCTGCTGTATCAGAGTCTGAAATGGGATTTGCAGAAAAAGCATTCTTTGAATATCATATATATACTTTGGGAAGAAAATCAACCATCAAAGAAAACCAAACTAAACAGATAAGTTTACTGGAAGCATCCGATATTCCCGTAAAGAAAAATTTAATCTTCTATGGCGCGGAATATTATTATCGCAATAGCTACGGAAAGCCGATTTCCAACCAAAAAGTCGGCGTTTATATTGATATTGCAAATAAGAAGGAAAACAATTTAGGTATGCCTTTTCCCAAGGGGATAGTAAGAGTTTACAAGGAAGACCACGAAGGAAGACTGCAGTTTGTAGGAGAAGACAAAATTGACCACACACCAAAAGACGAAACAATAAAGATAAAGATGGGCGAGGCATTTGATGTTGTGGGAGAGAGAACACAGATGGATTGGAAGAAAATTGCCCGTAATGTTTATGAAGCAGAGTGGGAAATATCTATCCGCAATCATAAGGAAGAAGATGCACAGGTTCAGGTTATTGAGCCAATTCCCGGTGACTGGGTTGTATTAAAGAGTTCTCATACATACGAGAAAATAGAAGCGCATACCTTAAAATACACCGTCAACGTCCCTAAGGATAAAGAAGTAAAGATAAGTTATAGAGTTAGAATGACATGGTAA
- a CDS encoding zf-HC2 domain-containing protein has protein sequence MECIKVKELLSEYIDNVLDEQLKKSVEEHLLTCNSCAEELSSLKTYLEKISSLEKIEAPKNFIESLDGKLENENPKPQEQPNFEPVPEFKDTKQKVFMPFKIKLSFKFAGALAILLLVVYIVKIIQPSEEMTTVIPSSQEKIVTEKLMDKEAKQLALEKREEDKSSSEIIKGNQVPLSLAMEKEKTISSTVSVAKPIELVLLIKSDTQDIGAYSSMQPASLRMKSIDLTGKDKDVLEGGKLREADNSEAMMDKENSVVIAPGIENLIRSFGGNILSVKYSETETQVISAEIDKDKYSNLLKSLNELVEFQKPRPSIIKMAGDTLQIRVKLIPSK, from the coding sequence ATGGAATGCATAAAAGTTAAGGAGCTTTTGTCTGAGTATATTGACAATGTTCTTGATGAACAGTTAAAAAAATCTGTAGAAGAACATCTTCTAACCTGCAATAGTTGCGCTGAAGAACTTTCTTCATTAAAAACATATCTGGAGAAAATCAGCTCTCTTGAGAAAATAGAAGCTCCCAAGAATTTTATTGAGAGTTTGGATGGAAAACTAGAAAACGAAAATCCAAAACCGCAGGAACAACCTAATTTTGAACCAGTACCCGAATTTAAAGATACAAAACAAAAAGTATTTATGCCTTTCAAAATAAAACTGTCATTTAAATTTGCAGGTGCTTTAGCAATACTACTATTGGTTGTTTACATTGTAAAGATAATACAACCATCTGAAGAAATGACAACTGTTATACCGTCATCTCAAGAAAAAATAGTTACAGAAAAACTTATGGACAAAGAAGCCAAACAACTTGCATTAGAGAAGAGAGAAGAAGACAAGTCTTCTTCCGAAATAATAAAAGGAAATCAAGTTCCTTTATCTTTAGCAATGGAAAAAGAAAAAACTATCTCATCAACTGTTTCAGTGGCAAAACCTATTGAGTTGGTGCTTTTAATAAAATCCGATACACAAGATATTGGAGCTTATAGCAGTATGCAACCTGCAAGCCTCCGAATGAAATCGATTGACTTGACAGGCAAAGATAAAGACGTATTAGAGGGAGGAAAGCTCAGAGAAGCAGACAACTCCGAAGCAATGATGGATAAAGAAAACAGCGTTGTAATAGCTCCTGGAATTGAAAACCTTATAAGGTCTTTCGGGGGAAATATTTTATCAGTAAAATATAGCGAAACCGAAACTCAAGTCATTTCTGCGGAGATTGACAAAGATAAGTATAGTAATTTATTAAAAAGTTTAAACGAATTGGTTGAATTTCAAAAACCTCGTCCTTCCATCATTAAAATGGCGGGAGATACTCTTCAAATACGCGTAAAACTCATACCTTCTAAATAA
- a CDS encoding sigma-70 family RNA polymerase sigma factor: MIEEINKQGRLFEDDEVLIKAFQSGDKKAFDRLLLGHMNRVFNLCYRFMSNYEEANDCAQETFIKVYRSLNGFEFQSSFSTWLYRITVNTCKNRLKSAEYRNKMQTFKIGENKELNNNSYTGEIADQSLSPVTLLDKKETEALIQSAIDSLPDEQKEVIVLRDIEGFSYEEIADITDNELGTVKSKISRARGTLKEKLKGLI; the protein is encoded by the coding sequence ATGATTGAAGAGATAAACAAGCAAGGTAGATTATTCGAGGACGATGAAGTTTTAATTAAGGCTTTTCAATCGGGAGACAAAAAGGCATTTGATAGGTTGTTGCTTGGACATATGAATAGGGTTTTCAATCTGTGCTACAGATTTATGAGCAACTATGAAGAAGCAAATGACTGTGCTCAAGAAACCTTCATAAAAGTTTACCGGTCTTTGAATGGGTTTGAATTTCAGTCGTCCTTTTCAACATGGCTTTATAGAATAACAGTAAACACCTGTAAAAATAGGTTGAAATCGGCGGAATATAGAAACAAAATGCAAACTTTTAAAATCGGGGAGAATAAAGAACTGAATAACAATTCGTATACGGGTGAAATTGCGGACCAATCATTGTCTCCCGTTACGCTTTTAGATAAAAAAGAGACGGAAGCATTAATTCAATCTGCGATAGATTCTTTGCCCGATGAACAAAAAGAGGTTATTGTGCTTCGCGATATAGAAGGATTTTCTTACGAGGAAATAGCAGATATAACGGATAATGAACTCGGCACAGTAAAATCAAAAATTTCAAGGGCAAGAGGTACACTTAAAGAAAAACTAAAGGGGTTAATTTAA